In the genome of Triticum urartu cultivar G1812 chromosome 5, Tu2.1, whole genome shotgun sequence, one region contains:
- the LOC125556157 gene encoding ethylene-responsive transcription factor ERF109-like, whose protein sequence is MATANQDCAATFQFHDHRGGTAATGLHGRTISSEQEHGIIVAALRHVVSGYTTAPPEVVVAVACGRCGIDGCLGCDFFGAAEPEAAAAAVPAGGVQRKRRRKKNVYRGVRQRPWGKWAAEIRDPRRAVRKWLGTFDTAEEAARAYDLAALEFRGPRARLNFPCSDGPLREHGSGNGGDGDAGAAPQNETLATPSPCSTDAGQRTPGEWQLGAGGAGDQLWEGLQDLMTIDGEDPWFAPFSSPA, encoded by the coding sequence ATGGCCACTGCGAACCAGGACTGCGCCGCGACGTTCCAGTTCCACGACCATCGCGGAGGCACGGCAGCGACGGGGCTCCACGGCCGGACGATCTCCTCCGAGCAGGAGCACGGCATCATCGTGGCCGCGCTGCGACACGTCGTCTCCGGGTACACCACGGCGCCGCCGGAGGTCGTCGTGGCCGTGGCGTGCGGGCGGTGCGGCATCGACGGCTGCCTCGGGTGCGACTTCTTCGGGGCCGCcgagccggaggcggcggcggcggccgtgCCCGCGGGAGGGGTGCAGAGGAAGCGGCGGAGGAAGAAGAACGTCTACCGCGGCGTGCGGCAGCGGCCGTGGGGCAAGTGGGCGGCGGAGATCCGCGACCCGCGCCGCGCGGTGCGCAAGTGGCTCGGGACCTTCGACACCGCCGAGGAGGCCGCGCGGGCGTACGACCTCGCCGCGCTCGAGTTCCGCGGCCCGCGCGCCAGGCTCAACTTCCCGTGCTCCGACGGGCCCCTGCGTGAGCACGGGAGCGGCAATGGCGGCGATGGTGACGCTGGCGCGGCGCCGCAGAACGAGACTCTGGCCACGCCGTCGCCGTGCAGCACGGACGCCGGCCAGAGGACGCCGGGAGAGTGGCAGCTGGGTGCGGGCGGAGCCGGCGACCAGCTGTGGGAAGGCCTGCAGGATCTCATGACGATAGATGGAGAGGACCCGTGGTTCGCGCCATTTTCGAGTCCAGCATAG